The Agarilytica rhodophyticola genome has a window encoding:
- a CDS encoding sel1 repeat family protein: MNKEEIVIADKIYEEGSMSDLYEFIKPFLEKDDPHAFHYYSCFSLSEWNETDIEFDKRCVESLLKAAEGNVPEAMYRLSTLYFSGDSVELNAEIGKKYLDHALEMNLGLAKLSVGVNTYYGSNGYVKDLDKAIEFVSEAVKDNVDGASETLEKIKAVKRKGDGAG, encoded by the coding sequence ATGAATAAAGAAGAAATTGTTATAGCAGATAAAATTTATGAAGAAGGTTCTATGTCTGATTTATATGAGTTCATAAAACCTTTCTTGGAGAAAGACGATCCACATGCTTTTCACTATTATTCATGTTTTAGTTTATCTGAATGGAATGAGACAGATATCGAATTTGATAAAAGGTGTGTGGAGTCTCTCCTAAAAGCAGCTGAGGGTAATGTGCCAGAGGCTATGTATCGATTATCAACTTTATATTTTTCTGGTGATTCAGTGGAGTTAAATGCTGAAATTGGGAAAAAATATTTAGATCACGCTCTAGAGATGAACCTCGGGTTGGCTAAATTATCCGTAGGGGTTAATACGTACTATGGCTCTAATGGCTACGTCAAAGATTTAGATAAGGCAATTGAGTTTGTATCGGAAGCGGTAAAAGATAATGTTGATGGAGCATCTGAAACTCTAGAAAAGATTAAAGCAGTTAAGCGAAAAGGGGACGGAGCTGGTTAA
- a CDS encoding polymorphic toxin-type HINT domain-containing protein, whose translation MDNNAIVAYRYGHDLINQDRAGTVSYYHYDGLGSTRHLSDSLGSLTDSYDYEAFGETLSQTGSTVNNYLFTGEQLDASLSQYYLRARYYDQGNGRFTQMDTWMGNNHDPVTLHKYLYANADPGNMIDPTGNFSIGSVMSGLNVLSNLVTGATTAYDVFQIASGDKEFSARELGTSILLSRLPVKFVKNLLTKACKVNSFEEGTLVSTDNGLQPISKVNIGDLVWSYDVESDEFVLREVTHLIESNGLKEIVEVSFNSSETILATADHPFYLADSETWVVAKELKQGDDLLNIAGNIVNVSGVKITLKDTSVYNLTVSDLHNYFVGNQQVLNHNNNCFKLNSRIKENPRLAKEAEKAGKNKKAQKDIDDLTKKLSEGNLNPGKGTKPIGKGISEARGENAGRVYFRVIKGEIEILGKSDKSNQDIVIKEILRTFK comes from the coding sequence GTGGATAACAATGCCATAGTGGCCTACCGCTACGGCCACGACTTGATAAATCAAGACAGAGCAGGCACAGTAAGTTACTACCATTACGATGGATTAGGCAGTACGAGGCATCTGAGCGATAGCCTTGGTTCTTTGACAGACAGCTATGATTACGAAGCCTTTGGGGAGACGTTAAGCCAAACGGGTTCCACGGTGAATAATTATTTATTTACTGGGGAGCAGTTGGACGCGTCATTAAGCCAATATTACTTGCGTGCTAGATATTATGATCAAGGCAATGGACGGTTTACGCAGATGGATACGTGGATGGGGAATAACCATGATCCAGTTACTTTGCATAAGTATTTATATGCCAATGCTGATCCAGGAAATATGATTGATCCGACGGGTAACTTTAGTATTGGGTCGGTGATGAGTGGGCTTAATGTTTTAAGCAATTTAGTGACCGGAGCAACAACCGCTTATGACGTATTTCAAATTGCTAGTGGTGATAAAGAATTCTCAGCAAGAGAACTTGGAACCTCAATTCTTCTGAGCAGGCTTCCAGTCAAATTCGTTAAAAACTTATTAACTAAGGCCTGTAAGGTAAATAGTTTTGAAGAAGGAACGCTTGTATCAACAGATAATGGATTGCAACCTATATCTAAAGTAAATATCGGTGATTTGGTATGGTCTTATGATGTTGAATCTGATGAGTTTGTGTTGCGAGAAGTAACTCATCTTATCGAAAGCAATGGTCTTAAAGAAATCGTAGAAGTTTCATTTAATAGCTCTGAGACCATTCTCGCGACTGCAGATCATCCATTTTATTTGGCTGATTCGGAGACTTGGGTAGTTGCAAAAGAATTAAAGCAGGGTGATGATCTTCTTAATATTGCAGGAAATATCGTGAATGTATCTGGAGTAAAAATTACTCTCAAAGATACATCTGTTTATAATTTGACTGTAAGTGATCTGCATAACTATTTTGTCGGAAATCAACAGGTTTTAAATCATAATAATAATTGTTTCAAACTTAATTCTCGAATTAAAGAAAATCCGCGTCTTGCGAAAGAAGCAGAGAAAGCGGGTAAAAATAAAAAGGCACAAAAAGATATAGATGATTTGACCAAGAAGTTATCAGAAGGAAACCTAAATCCAGGGAAAGGCACTAAGCCAATAGGAAAAGGAATATCTGAGGCGCGAGGAGAAAATGCCGGCAGGGTTTACTTTAGGGTAATAAAAGGCGAGATTGAGATTCTTGGGAAGTCAGATAAAAGTAATCAAGATATAGTTATCAAAGAAATTTTAAGGACGTTTAAGTAA
- a CDS encoding IS110 family transposase: protein MTIKVLGVDLGKHCFHVYGVDHKGYLVEKKRLTREKFLLYLNQLPPCLIGFEACGGAHYWAAKAKTFGHEAKLMPAQFVKPYLKSNKNDFLDAEAICEAVQRPNMRFVTIRNPEQQAIGAMVKTRNQLVQQRTAVLNQAHGFLLEYGIALKKGRGTRQALMDLTSQEDTPLPSLMRCLLLRLIEEYDYLHDVILQIEKDLSKVLKNSGQGKRLLCMPGIGVITAASLIAWVGDARHFRSGRELSAWIGLVPRQYSTGGKSTLLGIGKRGHKLLRCYLIHGARSVLQWHHKNPTRWLSWSEKLLQEKPKSKVVIALANKMVRTLWVILSKNERYQPSV from the coding sequence ATGACCATTAAAGTACTTGGAGTGGATTTAGGCAAGCATTGTTTTCATGTTTATGGTGTTGATCACAAAGGCTATTTAGTTGAGAAAAAACGTTTAACACGTGAGAAGTTTTTATTGTATCTGAATCAGTTACCTCCGTGTTTGATTGGATTTGAAGCGTGTGGCGGTGCTCATTACTGGGCAGCCAAAGCCAAAACATTCGGCCATGAAGCTAAATTGATGCCCGCCCAGTTTGTTAAGCCGTATCTCAAATCCAATAAAAATGATTTTCTGGATGCTGAAGCGATTTGTGAGGCCGTGCAAAGACCGAATATGCGCTTTGTTACGATACGTAATCCAGAACAGCAAGCCATTGGCGCGATGGTAAAAACACGTAATCAATTAGTGCAGCAAAGAACCGCGGTATTGAATCAAGCGCATGGATTTTTACTGGAATACGGTATTGCTTTGAAAAAAGGTCGAGGTACACGTCAAGCACTGATGGATCTCACATCACAAGAAGATACGCCACTTCCATCATTAATGCGGTGTTTGCTTCTTCGCTTGATCGAAGAATATGATTACTTACATGATGTTATCCTCCAAATAGAAAAGGACTTATCTAAGGTGTTAAAAAATAGTGGTCAAGGTAAGCGTTTATTATGTATGCCTGGTATTGGAGTAATCACTGCAGCGAGTTTAATTGCTTGGGTAGGCGATGCGAGACACTTTCGATCGGGTCGCGAACTATCGGCATGGATTGGCTTAGTACCCAGACAATATTCGACGGGAGGGAAAAGTACCTTGCTAGGCATTGGTAAGCGAGGTCATAAGTTGCTGCGTTGTTACTTGATTCATGGAGCGCGTTCGGTATTGCAGTGGCATCATAAAAATCCGACGCGTTGGCTAAGTTGGTCAGAGAAGTTATTACAGGAAAAGCCTAAGTCGAAAGTGGTGATTGCATTAGCTAATAAGATGGTGAGAACGCTTTGGGTGATCTTATCTAAGAACGAACGTTATCAACCATCAGTATGA
- a CDS encoding RHS repeat-associated core domain-containing protein, with amino-acid sequence MYNTINQLTDVYTRDALGTVISHYNYGLTATGRRETIIELDGRTTAYCYDALYRLVDDVIFDAPTSPVTEGCLTDTTGADYRAHYDYDWVGNRTFETVDGVSTSYSYDDNDRLTQTGGTSYAYDNNGNTLSETLDGNVKTYTWDGKNKLTSLDNAGAITTYTYNHSGIRSSKTEAGTTTHFILDENRDYAQVLEEVVDNNAIVTYRYGHDLINQDRAGTVSYYHYDGLGSTRHLSDSLGSLTDSYDYEAFGETLSQTGSTVNNYLFTGEQLDASLSQYYLRARYYDQGVGRFTQMDTWMGNNQDPITLHKYLYANAEPANLIDPSGKFSIGSLGVASNIQAILGASAAAAAGVSLTNFSSSASSFDTPSPRQSFWILLAAMAGTGSNLLDLVTDKLGEDTSGSIVMYHGASVDSLAALLGGAPLSANAATELKYPGESSRIGFYLTPELWVAQFFGQRRGGNAVQVTFTTSAYQAISAGSVIQDMPPIGASSQSPGLEMIVLPVVFPLFDELRLSGQITITPTW; translated from the coding sequence GTGTACAACACCATTAACCAATTAACGGATGTGTATACTCGCGATGCGTTAGGCACGGTGATCAGCCATTACAACTACGGTTTAACCGCCACCGGTCGACGGGAAACCATCATTGAATTAGACGGCAGAACCACGGCCTATTGCTATGACGCCCTTTACCGACTTGTGGATGACGTTATTTTTGATGCGCCGACAAGCCCTGTTACAGAAGGCTGCCTCACCGATACCACCGGTGCAGATTACCGAGCACATTACGACTACGACTGGGTAGGCAACCGAACCTTTGAAACGGTGGATGGCGTTAGTACATCGTATAGCTACGACGACAACGACCGCCTCACCCAAACCGGTGGCACCTCCTACGCCTACGACAATAACGGCAACACGTTAAGCGAAACCCTGGATGGCAATGTAAAAACCTACACCTGGGATGGTAAAAACAAACTCACCAGCCTGGATAATGCTGGAGCCATTACCACATATACTTACAATCACAGTGGAATCCGCTCCAGTAAAACCGAAGCAGGCACTACCACCCATTTCATCCTCGATGAAAACCGTGACTACGCCCAAGTATTGGAAGAAGTGGTGGATAACAATGCCATAGTGACCTACCGCTACGGCCACGACTTGATAAATCAAGACAGAGCAGGCACAGTAAGTTACTACCATTACGATGGATTAGGCAGTACGAGGCATCTGAGCGATAGCCTTGGTTCTTTGACAGACAGCTATGATTACGAGGCCTTTGGGGAGACGTTAAGTCAAACGGGTTCTACGGTGAATAATTATTTATTTACTGGGGAGCAGTTGGATGCGTCATTAAGCCAATACTACCTAAGGGCGAGGTATTACGACCAGGGTGTGGGTCGTTTTACGCAGATGGATACGTGGATGGGTAATAATCAAGATCCGATTACGCTTCACAAATATTTATATGCCAATGCGGAGCCGGCTAACTTAATTGATCCAAGTGGGAAATTTAGCATCGGGAGCCTTGGTGTAGCTTCTAATATTCAAGCTATTCTTGGTGCTTCAGCGGCCGCAGCCGCTGGAGTTAGCTTGACAAATTTTTCTAGTAGCGCGTCTTCTTTTGATACACCTTCTCCTCGCCAAAGCTTTTGGATATTGTTGGCTGCGATGGCCGGAACAGGATCTAATTTATTAGACCTCGTTACTGACAAATTAGGAGAGGATACTAGTGGAAGTATTGTGATGTATCATGGTGCTTCTGTTGATTCTTTAGCAGCTTTGCTCGGAGGTGCTCCCTTATCTGCCAACGCAGCGACCGAACTAAAGTATCCGGGGGAGTCGTCTAGAATAGGTTTTTATTTAACGCCAGAGCTCTGGGTGGCACAGTTTTTTGGTCAAAGGAGAGGTGGTAATGCTGTGCAAGTAACGTTTACTACTTCTGCATATCAGGCGATTAGTGCTGGATCGGTAATTCAGGATATGCCACCAATAGGTGCATCTTCGCAGTCTCCTGGATTAGAGATGATCGTACTTCCGGTCGTATTTCCGCTGTTTGATGAGTTGAGACTGTCTGGACAAATTACAATTACCCCAACATGGTGA
- a CDS encoding Mut7-C RNAse domain-containing protein: MPILVSQRVFKQQAKVLVNNWPFPGFKTAYARDILSQLYGYRNSHDYLKSIREKSPSLKPATEQLLNEQYVEWIQKLAQVGSMNHIQARRLLHKLWPIYLSEKNKNKDRLYKASIQFFGECTDFLNDYSESVPIDYTFNDPPSIKDAIEASGVPHPEVGAIKKNGHWVSFDEKLRDGDELEVYPNPSSKAQLLPYKPDGNVEFLLDVHLSALTRYLRMAGFSCLHQTLDIGDAALAEFSAKENLILLTRDIGLLKRSKVRYARWIRNVLPELQFKEVVEHYQLKESFKPMSLCVKCNGRIEKVDKEIVEKQVPEGVYDWQDEFKQCMSCRQVYWKGSHFEKIQKILDNVKSRS, encoded by the coding sequence ATGCCTATCCTAGTAAGTCAAAGAGTTTTCAAGCAACAAGCTAAGGTTTTAGTAAACAATTGGCCCTTCCCTGGTTTCAAAACAGCTTATGCCCGAGACATTTTGAGCCAGTTGTATGGCTATAGAAATAGCCATGATTATCTCAAGTCAATCCGAGAAAAATCGCCATCTCTAAAGCCTGCAACTGAGCAGCTGCTCAATGAACAGTATGTAGAATGGATACAAAAGTTAGCTCAAGTTGGCTCGATGAATCATATTCAAGCTAGAAGGCTACTTCATAAACTATGGCCTATTTATCTCAGCGAAAAGAATAAAAATAAAGATAGATTGTACAAAGCGTCAATACAATTTTTTGGTGAATGCACGGACTTTTTAAATGACTATTCTGAAAGCGTGCCTATTGATTATACATTTAATGACCCCCCATCAATTAAAGATGCAATAGAAGCGTCTGGTGTGCCTCACCCAGAAGTAGGCGCAATTAAAAAGAATGGTCATTGGGTTAGTTTTGACGAAAAGCTTAGAGATGGCGATGAATTGGAAGTCTATCCAAACCCTAGTTCAAAGGCGCAACTTCTTCCTTACAAACCTGATGGTAATGTCGAATTTTTATTGGATGTACATTTGTCGGCCTTAACACGTTATCTGCGCATGGCTGGATTTAGCTGCTTGCACCAGACATTAGATATTGGGGACGCTGCACTAGCTGAATTTTCAGCTAAAGAGAATCTGATTCTCTTAACTCGTGATATAGGTTTACTTAAGAGGAGTAAGGTTAGATACGCTCGATGGATAAGAAACGTTTTACCAGAATTACAGTTTAAAGAGGTTGTTGAACACTATCAGTTAAAAGAAAGTTTTAAACCCATGTCACTCTGCGTTAAATGTAATGGCCGGATTGAAAAGGTTGATAAAGAAATTGTGGAAAAACAAGTGCCAGAAGGTGTATATGACTGGCAAGATGAGTTTAAGCAGTGTATGAGCTGTAGGCAGGTTTATTGGAAAGGTTCTCACTTCGAAAAAATTCAGAAGATATTAGATAATGTAAAAAGCAGAAGTTAA
- a CDS encoding SDR family oxidoreductase translates to MESFTDQEFRICLKVLQAVCSDTNLADNEPRFKSLIAKINKQAKREKNRLVRKDQQKIDRLAIDSTERVRLEKSADNVADISMNNNFLLKPIRCYICKTKYQFLDSFYHRLCPACAKHNHQKRSQKACLKKRIAIVTGGRIKIGYELVLKLLRDGATVVATTRFPLDAMNRLMQEKDFVEFQDRIQFYGLDLRHMPSVDEFIQHIHKHYTHIDILINNAAQTIKRPNNFYEELYIKESAHMLDIGFEKNNLIAKPNRVPSNGEWVDRSLFPAGEVDRFLQPLDKRSKNSWVEKLDSVSRLEFVESQVINYFSPFFLTSSLKHLLIKSPFPDRYIVNVSAMEGQFSRKSKTYYHPHTNMAKAALNMMTRTSASDYAESGIYMNSVDTGWITQENPYPKAQSMEKSGFVPPLDEIDGAARVYDPIVQGTLGNQIYGLFLKDYEPYAW, encoded by the coding sequence ATGGAATCATTTACTGACCAAGAATTTCGGATTTGCCTGAAAGTTTTACAGGCCGTTTGTAGTGATACAAACTTGGCGGATAATGAACCGCGTTTTAAGTCCTTAATTGCTAAAATTAATAAACAAGCAAAGCGTGAAAAAAATCGTTTAGTTCGTAAAGATCAGCAAAAGATAGATCGCCTAGCTATCGACAGTACCGAACGAGTCCGTCTTGAAAAGTCTGCAGATAATGTTGCAGATATTTCGATGAATAATAATTTTTTGCTTAAACCTATTCGATGCTATATTTGTAAAACTAAATACCAGTTTCTAGATAGCTTTTATCATCGCTTGTGTCCAGCTTGTGCTAAGCATAATCACCAAAAACGCAGCCAGAAGGCTTGCTTAAAAAAACGTATTGCGATTGTTACAGGTGGTCGAATTAAGATTGGCTACGAATTGGTACTGAAGCTGTTACGTGATGGAGCAACGGTGGTAGCAACGACACGGTTTCCGCTAGATGCGATGAACAGATTAATGCAAGAAAAGGATTTTGTTGAGTTTCAAGATCGAATACAGTTTTATGGTTTAGATTTACGTCATATGCCGAGTGTCGATGAATTTATTCAGCATATTCATAAGCACTATACTCACATCGATATTTTAATAAATAATGCTGCCCAAACAATAAAAAGACCCAATAATTTTTATGAAGAACTTTATATCAAAGAATCAGCACATATGCTGGATATTGGGTTTGAAAAAAACAATCTAATTGCAAAGCCAAATAGAGTGCCAAGTAATGGCGAGTGGGTGGATAGATCTCTGTTTCCTGCTGGGGAAGTAGATCGTTTTTTACAGCCTCTAGATAAACGATCTAAGAATAGCTGGGTTGAAAAGCTCGATAGTGTATCGAGACTTGAGTTTGTAGAATCTCAAGTTATCAACTATTTTTCCCCTTTTTTTCTTACTAGTAGCCTGAAACACCTTTTAATTAAGTCGCCATTTCCTGATAGGTATATAGTTAATGTTTCTGCGATGGAAGGGCAGTTCTCCCGCAAGAGTAAAACATATTACCATCCACATACCAATATGGCGAAAGCAGCTTTGAATATGATGACTCGTACATCCGCCTCAGATTATGCGGAATCTGGTATTTATATGAACAGCGTTGATACAGGTTGGATAACTCAAGAAAACCCCTATCCAAAAGCACAAAGCATGGAGAAAAGCGGCTTTGTTCCACCCTTAGATGAAATCGATGGTGCAGCGCGGGTTTATGATCCTATTGTACAGGGTACGTTAGGTAATCAAATCTATGGACTTTTTTTGAAAGACTATGAACCTTATGCTTGGTAG
- a CDS encoding DUF99 family protein, with the protein MPSFKDALKAGKSIRVIGFDDAPFKSEKLSSVKVSGVICSNTRFEGMLWGEVQKDGSDATSVFSKMILDSKFHDQIHLVLIDGIAVGGFNVLDLENLSLIVDRPCVSVMRRVPDMNAINKALENLEDGNKKYDLILSAGKVYELDNFVFQVCGASPQLVVEALSKLTDRGNVPEALRLAHLIGAAVMMGQSSGRA; encoded by the coding sequence ATGCCTTCATTTAAAGATGCCCTGAAAGCTGGTAAGTCGATTCGAGTTATTGGCTTTGACGATGCTCCATTTAAAAGTGAAAAATTATCATCTGTAAAGGTTTCTGGTGTGATCTGTTCAAATACACGTTTTGAGGGAATGCTTTGGGGAGAGGTTCAAAAAGATGGCTCTGATGCTACAAGCGTTTTTTCAAAGATGATACTGGACAGCAAATTTCATGATCAAATACATCTTGTTCTTATCGACGGTATCGCTGTTGGTGGGTTCAATGTTCTAGACCTAGAAAATTTGAGTTTGATTGTGGATAGGCCTTGTGTGTCTGTCATGCGTCGTGTGCCAGATATGAATGCAATAAATAAGGCGCTGGAAAATCTTGAAGATGGAAATAAAAAGTATGATTTGATATTAAGTGCTGGAAAGGTGTATGAGCTTGATAACTTTGTTTTTCAGGTTTGTGGTGCTAGCCCGCAACTTGTCGTTGAAGCGTTATCAAAATTGACTGACCGAGGTAATGTGCCAGAGGCACTTAGATTGGCCCATTTAATTGGAGCAGCAGTAATGATGGGTCAGAGTAGCGGGAGGGCGTAG
- a CDS encoding DUF1330 domain-containing protein codes for MFTFCIRKFVLGFCIVNTLVLFQTSVAASTQDTHTPSKSLKVHLKKDNLLSIINPKNKKSDEAKAALKVYYDKAIPFAQSYGYKNVGALTVAETLVGEDQPGTFVLAKWPSEEADVAFESHPDWQQYKIMRPIIWEELNFYKAPVSEETTLHFFENKFYTIAFAWLDQAHPKDYQKYMKGIAPSVEAVGGRFIHTMKNPRYVSHTDQQPGPDQITFVEWDSLKAFDKFGTSEGFKQHAKYLNSGTSQFKLYQIKPIIR; via the coding sequence ATGTTTACTTTTTGTATTCGTAAATTTGTATTAGGATTTTGTATAGTAAATACCTTGGTATTATTTCAAACGAGTGTAGCGGCTTCAACGCAAGACACTCATACACCCTCGAAATCACTGAAAGTGCACCTCAAAAAAGATAATTTATTGTCAATAATCAATCCTAAAAATAAGAAATCTGACGAAGCAAAAGCTGCGTTAAAGGTTTATTACGATAAGGCAATTCCATTTGCACAATCCTACGGTTACAAAAATGTTGGGGCATTGACAGTTGCAGAGACACTTGTAGGTGAAGATCAACCCGGAACATTTGTATTAGCCAAATGGCCTAGCGAAGAAGCCGATGTAGCCTTTGAATCACACCCAGACTGGCAACAATATAAAATAATGCGACCAATAATTTGGGAAGAGCTAAATTTTTATAAAGCCCCAGTCTCAGAAGAAACAACATTACATTTTTTTGAAAATAAATTTTATACCATAGCATTTGCTTGGTTAGATCAAGCACACCCAAAAGATTACCAAAAATATATGAAGGGCATCGCACCATCAGTAGAAGCTGTAGGAGGAAGGTTTATTCACACAATGAAAAACCCTAGGTATGTGTCTCATACAGATCAACAACCAGGGCCAGATCAAATAACTTTCGTTGAATGGGACAGCCTTAAAGCATTCGATAAATTTGGAACAAGTGAAGGGTTTAAACAACACGCTAAGTATTTAAATAGCGGAACATCACAATTTAAGCTATATCAAATTAAACCTATTATACGATGA
- a CDS encoding slipin family protein — MFFFKTVDIADNERALLFDRDRLQKVLGPGRHRLSTFGRKLKVEKFDITSVRFEHPKLKFLVRQYQALLADYIDVFELNDSEVGVIYRDQKISDILPPGNLLVTWKGSEVVRVDIVDITKNYEIKDELVALLGRGVKIGTSRQVVNAINYTEVPDEHVGLLQVNGKLERVLQTGAYAFWKYNRSIVVKLLDLRVQTTDVSGQEILTKDRVSLRINLSASYNIIDPETVALKLKDYANFLYLELQLRLREAVGTKLLDELLEDKDALNSVIADGVSEKLAEFGIKLRSVGVKDIILPGDMKVILNQVVEAQKEAEANVIKRREETQAMRSLHNTAKVMENNPVLLRLKELEALERITAKIDKISVYGGLDSVLNDMVKLAPSKSAQ, encoded by the coding sequence ATGTTCTTTTTCAAAACAGTTGATATTGCCGATAACGAACGAGCCTTGCTCTTTGATCGAGATCGGCTACAAAAAGTACTTGGCCCAGGTCGACACCGATTGTCTACTTTTGGGCGAAAGTTAAAAGTAGAAAAGTTTGATATTACCTCTGTACGCTTCGAACACCCAAAGCTCAAGTTTTTGGTGCGTCAGTACCAAGCACTTCTTGCAGACTATATTGATGTGTTCGAACTAAATGATAGTGAGGTCGGTGTTATCTACCGCGATCAAAAAATCTCAGATATTCTGCCTCCAGGTAATTTATTGGTAACTTGGAAAGGCTCTGAAGTCGTTCGAGTGGATATCGTAGATATTACCAAGAACTACGAGATTAAAGATGAACTAGTTGCACTTTTAGGTCGGGGTGTAAAAATCGGTACAAGTCGACAAGTTGTCAATGCTATTAACTATACAGAAGTGCCTGATGAACATGTCGGCCTTCTTCAAGTTAACGGTAAGTTGGAGCGTGTACTTCAGACCGGCGCTTACGCCTTCTGGAAGTACAACCGGTCAATTGTTGTAAAGCTGCTTGATTTACGTGTACAGACCACGGATGTCAGCGGTCAAGAAATCTTGACTAAAGATCGTGTGAGTCTGCGTATTAACTTATCAGCCAGCTACAATATCATCGATCCAGAAACCGTTGCGCTAAAACTGAAAGACTACGCAAACTTTCTTTATTTAGAGCTTCAATTGCGATTGCGTGAAGCCGTGGGCACAAAACTTTTAGATGAATTACTTGAAGATAAGGATGCACTCAATTCCGTCATCGCGGATGGCGTAAGTGAAAAACTTGCTGAATTTGGCATTAAATTGCGCAGCGTGGGTGTGAAGGACATTATCCTACCCGGTGATATGAAGGTAATCCTAAATCAGGTTGTCGAAGCTCAAAAAGAAGCCGAGGCCAACGTGATTAAGCGAAGAGAAGAAACTCAAGCGATGCGATCACTTCATAACACCGCAAAGGTAATGGAAAATAACCCAGTGCTATTGCGATTAAAAGAGCTTGAAGCACTAGAGCGAATCACTGCAAAAATCGATAAGATTTCTGTTTACGGTGGCCTAGACAGTGTCCTCAATGACATGGTCAAACTCGCTCCGTCCAAATCGGCTCAATAA
- a CDS encoding HNH endonuclease, with amino-acid sequence MGRVLRLDISGTPTSWLSREEAAVLYVKNLVQWEVGDKSLVIFGGTNRLTGLQSSLEISPVIATRGDTHRRKLVSGFNNRMLFRRDNYHCMYCGGKFSHAELTRDHVVPRAQGGLDIWENVVAACGRCNHFKADRTPEQASMKLLAIPFRPNIFESMYLAQHKVLADQMEYLEKQFSGKRTWKAA; translated from the coding sequence ATGGGCAGAGTATTGCGCTTAGATATTTCCGGTACACCAACTTCTTGGCTTTCACGGGAAGAAGCGGCCGTTTTATACGTTAAAAATTTAGTGCAGTGGGAAGTCGGAGATAAAAGTTTAGTTATCTTCGGAGGAACAAATCGATTAACCGGCTTACAATCTTCGTTGGAAATCAGCCCAGTTATTGCAACTCGAGGTGATACTCATCGAAGAAAATTGGTTTCTGGGTTTAATAACCGAATGCTATTCCGTCGAGATAATTACCACTGTATGTACTGCGGTGGCAAATTTAGTCACGCAGAATTGACACGAGATCACGTAGTGCCGCGTGCACAAGGAGGATTAGATATTTGGGAAAATGTTGTTGCAGCCTGTGGAAGGTGCAATCACTTTAAAGCGGACCGCACACCTGAACAAGCGAGTATGAAGTTATTAGCCATACCCTTTAGACCAAATATATTTGAATCCATGTATTTAGCACAACACAAAGTACTGGCTGATCAAATGGAATACTTGGAAAAACAATTTTCAGGTAAAAGAACTTGGAAAGCGGCGTAA